In one window of Festucalex cinctus isolate MCC-2025b chromosome 14, RoL_Fcin_1.0, whole genome shotgun sequence DNA:
- the ugp2b gene encoding UDP-glucose pyrophosphorylase 2b isoform X2 — MSHFQEMMRQQLESSIHSEMEKLLHTTSGVEREACRKDFEGFRNLFHRFLQVKGPSVEWIKIQRPPEDSIQPYDKIVARGLPEGVADSLNKLVVVKLNGGLGTSMGCKGPKSLISVRNENTFLDLTVQQIEHLNKTYNTDVPLVLMNSFNTDEDTNKILQKYTHHRVKIHTFNQSRYPRINKESLLPVSTSLSTTGQNAEGWYPPGHGDIYASFYNSGLLEQLIAEGKEYIFVSNIDNLGATVDLHILNHLVGRHNGKRCEFVMEVTDKTRADVKGGTLIEYEGKLRLLEIAQVPKAHVDEFKSVTKFKIFNTNNLWISLAAIKRLQEQKAMDMEVIVNTKTLDGGQNVIQLETAVGAAIKCFDNAMGINVPRSRFLPVKTTSDLLLVMSNLYSLDAGSLTMSPRREFPTTPHVKLGSSFTKVQEYLTRFESIPDMLELDHLTVSGDVTFGKNVSLKGTVIIIANHGDRIDIPAGSMLENKIVSGNLRILDH; from the exons ATGTCTCATTTCCAGGAAATGATGCGGCAGCAGCTGGAGAGCTCCATACACAGTGAGATGGAGAAGCTGCTGCACACCACTTCGGGGGTAGAGAGAGAG GCATGCAGGAAAGACTTTGAGGGCTTCAGGAATCTCTTCCACAGATTCCTGCAGGTTAAGGGCCCATCGGTGGAATGGATCAAGATACAGCGACCGCCCGAGGACTCT ATCCAACCGTATGACAAGATCGTGGCGCGGGGTCTTCCGGAGGGCGTCGCCGACAGCCTGAACAAGCTTGTGGTGGTGAAGCTGAACGGGGGTCTCGGCACCAGCATGGGCTGCAAAGGCCCCAAGAGCCTGATCAGCGTCCGCAATGAGAACACCTTCCTGGACCTCACTGTGCAGCAGATCGAG CACCTGAATAAGACGTACAACACGGACGTGCCTCTGGTGCTCATGAACTCCTTCAATACGGACGAGGACACAAATAAGATCTTGCAAAAGTACACACATCACCGCGTCAAGATACACACCTTCAACCAGAGCAG GTATCCTCGCATCAACAAAGAGTCGCTGCTGCCCGTGTCCACCAGCCTGAGCACGACGGGCCAGAACGCGGAGGGCTGGTACCCGCCGGGCCACGGCGACATCTACGCCAGCTTCTACAACTCGGGCCTGCTGGAGCAGCTGATTGCCGAGGGCAAGGAGTACATCTTTGTGTCCAACATCGACAACCTGGGCGCCACCGTGGACCTGCACATCCTCAACCACCTGGTGGGACGACATAATGGCAAGCGGTGCGAGTTCGTCATGGAGGTGACGGACAAGACGCGCGCTGACGTCAAG GGCGGCACACTGATCGAGTATGAGGGCAAACTGCGCCTGTTGGAAATAGCCCAGGTGCCCAAAGCCCATGTGGATGAGTTCAAGTCGGTGACCAAGTTTAAGATCTTCAACACCAACAACCTTTGGATCTCGTTGGCTGCCATCAAAAGACTGCAGGAGCAGAAAGCCATGGACATGGAGGTCATCGTCAACACCAAG ACGCTGGACGGAGGTCAGAACGTGATCCAGCTGGAGACGGCGGTGGGCGCGGCCATCAAGTGCTTCGACAACGCCATGGGCATCAACGTGCCCCGCAGCCGCTTCCTGCCCGTCAAGACCACCTCGGACCTCCTACTGGTCATGTCCAATCTGTACAGCCTGGACGCCGGCTCGCTCACCATGAGCCCCCGCCGGGAGTTCCCCACCACACCGCACGTCAAGCTGGGGAGCTCTTTCACCAAG GTCCAGGAGTACCTGACCCGCTTCGAGAGTATACCCGACATGCTGGAGCTGGACCACCTGACCGTGTCCGGAGACGTCACCTTCGGCAAAAACGTCTCGCTCAAG GGCACGGTGATCATCATCGCCAACCACGGGGATCGCATCGACATTCCGGCGGGCTCCATGCTGGAGAACAAGATCGTGTCGGGGAACCTGCGCATCCTGGACCACTGA
- the ugp2b gene encoding UDP-glucose pyrophosphorylase 2b isoform X1, with amino-acid sequence MALYVEGLRKGVLNGGMSHFQEMMRQQLESSIHSEMEKLLHTTSGVEREACRKDFEGFRNLFHRFLQVKGPSVEWIKIQRPPEDSIQPYDKIVARGLPEGVADSLNKLVVVKLNGGLGTSMGCKGPKSLISVRNENTFLDLTVQQIEHLNKTYNTDVPLVLMNSFNTDEDTNKILQKYTHHRVKIHTFNQSRYPRINKESLLPVSTSLSTTGQNAEGWYPPGHGDIYASFYNSGLLEQLIAEGKEYIFVSNIDNLGATVDLHILNHLVGRHNGKRCEFVMEVTDKTRADVKGGTLIEYEGKLRLLEIAQVPKAHVDEFKSVTKFKIFNTNNLWISLAAIKRLQEQKAMDMEVIVNTKTLDGGQNVIQLETAVGAAIKCFDNAMGINVPRSRFLPVKTTSDLLLVMSNLYSLDAGSLTMSPRREFPTTPHVKLGSSFTKVQEYLTRFESIPDMLELDHLTVSGDVTFGKNVSLKGTVIIIANHGDRIDIPAGSMLENKIVSGNLRILDH; translated from the exons ATGGCCCTTTATGTGGAAG GTCTGAGGAAAGGCGTGCTCAACGGAGGGATGTCTCATTTCCAGGAAATGATGCGGCAGCAGCTGGAGAGCTCCATACACAGTGAGATGGAGAAGCTGCTGCACACCACTTCGGGGGTAGAGAGAGAG GCATGCAGGAAAGACTTTGAGGGCTTCAGGAATCTCTTCCACAGATTCCTGCAGGTTAAGGGCCCATCGGTGGAATGGATCAAGATACAGCGACCGCCCGAGGACTCT ATCCAACCGTATGACAAGATCGTGGCGCGGGGTCTTCCGGAGGGCGTCGCCGACAGCCTGAACAAGCTTGTGGTGGTGAAGCTGAACGGGGGTCTCGGCACCAGCATGGGCTGCAAAGGCCCCAAGAGCCTGATCAGCGTCCGCAATGAGAACACCTTCCTGGACCTCACTGTGCAGCAGATCGAG CACCTGAATAAGACGTACAACACGGACGTGCCTCTGGTGCTCATGAACTCCTTCAATACGGACGAGGACACAAATAAGATCTTGCAAAAGTACACACATCACCGCGTCAAGATACACACCTTCAACCAGAGCAG GTATCCTCGCATCAACAAAGAGTCGCTGCTGCCCGTGTCCACCAGCCTGAGCACGACGGGCCAGAACGCGGAGGGCTGGTACCCGCCGGGCCACGGCGACATCTACGCCAGCTTCTACAACTCGGGCCTGCTGGAGCAGCTGATTGCCGAGGGCAAGGAGTACATCTTTGTGTCCAACATCGACAACCTGGGCGCCACCGTGGACCTGCACATCCTCAACCACCTGGTGGGACGACATAATGGCAAGCGGTGCGAGTTCGTCATGGAGGTGACGGACAAGACGCGCGCTGACGTCAAG GGCGGCACACTGATCGAGTATGAGGGCAAACTGCGCCTGTTGGAAATAGCCCAGGTGCCCAAAGCCCATGTGGATGAGTTCAAGTCGGTGACCAAGTTTAAGATCTTCAACACCAACAACCTTTGGATCTCGTTGGCTGCCATCAAAAGACTGCAGGAGCAGAAAGCCATGGACATGGAGGTCATCGTCAACACCAAG ACGCTGGACGGAGGTCAGAACGTGATCCAGCTGGAGACGGCGGTGGGCGCGGCCATCAAGTGCTTCGACAACGCCATGGGCATCAACGTGCCCCGCAGCCGCTTCCTGCCCGTCAAGACCACCTCGGACCTCCTACTGGTCATGTCCAATCTGTACAGCCTGGACGCCGGCTCGCTCACCATGAGCCCCCGCCGGGAGTTCCCCACCACACCGCACGTCAAGCTGGGGAGCTCTTTCACCAAG GTCCAGGAGTACCTGACCCGCTTCGAGAGTATACCCGACATGCTGGAGCTGGACCACCTGACCGTGTCCGGAGACGTCACCTTCGGCAAAAACGTCTCGCTCAAG GGCACGGTGATCATCATCGCCAACCACGGGGATCGCATCGACATTCCGGCGGGCTCCATGCTGGAGAACAAGATCGTGTCGGGGAACCTGCGCATCCTGGACCACTGA
- the mdh1ab gene encoding malate dehydrogenase 1Ab, NAD (soluble) — protein sequence MSEPIKVLVTGAAGQIAYSLLFSIAKGDVFGKDQPLTLLLLDISPMMSVLEGVVMELQDCALPLLREIVATDKVEVAFKDVDAAILVGSMPRKEGMERKDLLKANVAIFETQGKALDKYAKKTVKVLVVGNPANTNCLIAMKSAPSVPKENFSCLTRLDHNRARSQVAMRCCVPATAVKNVIIWGNHSSTQYPDVHHCKVNMSGSEMACFDAVKDEAWLKGDFITTVQQRGAAVIKARKLSSAMSAAKAICDHMKDIWFGTPEGEFISMGVYSSGNTYKVPNDLIYSFPVQITNKCWKIVEGLAINDFSKAKMEATATELIEERDTALKFLAK from the exons ATG TCTGAGCCAATTAAAGTTCTGGTGACTGGGGCCGCAGGACAGATTGCCTACTCTCTGTTGTTCAGTATTGCTAAAGGAGATGTCTTTGGCAAAGATCAG CCActcacactgctcctcctggataTTTCGCCCATGATGTCTGTTCTGGAAGGTGTTGTCATGGAATTGCAGGACTGTGCCCTCCCTCTTCTGAGAG AAATCGTGGCCACTGACAAGGTGGAAGTGGCCTTCAAGGACGTGGATGCCGCCATCTTGGTGGGCTCCATGCCCAGGAAGGAGGGAATGGAGAGGAAGGACCTGCTCAAAGCCAATGTGGCCATCTTCGAGACCCAAGGAAAGGCCCTGGACAAGTACGCCAAGAAGACCGTCAAG GTCCTGGTGGTCGGAAACCCAGCCAACACCAACTGTCTGATTGCAATGAAGTCTGCTCCCTCCGTTCCCAAGGAGAACTTCTCATGCCTCACCCGCCTCGATCATAACAGGGCTCGCTCTCAG GTTGCAATGCGTTGCTGCGTCCCCGCCACCGCTGTCAAGAACGTAATCATCTGGGGCAACCACTCGTCCACGCAGTACCCGGATGTGCACCACTGCAAGGTCAACATGTCCGGCAGCGAAATGGCCTGTTTTGATGCAGTCAAGGACGAGGCCTGGCTCAAAGGGGACTTCATCACT ACGGTGCAGCAGAGAGGCGCTGCTGTCATCAAAGCCAGGAAGCTGTCCAGCGCCATGTCTGCAGCCAAGGCCATCTGCGACCACATGAAGGACATCTGGTTCGGCACCCCGGAG GGTGAGTTCATCTCCATGGGTGTGTACTCCTCAGGCAACACCTACAAAGTCCCAAATGACCTCATCTACTCCTTCCCTGTCCAGATCacg AACAAGTGCTGGAAAATAGTGGAGGGCCTGGCCATCAATGACTTCTCCAAGGCCAAGATGGAGGCCACAGCCACAGAGCTAATAGAGGAGAGGGACACAGCGCTGAAGTTCCTAGCCAAGTGA